DNA from Variovorax sp. PBL-H6:
GCGCGCACGCTGAGCCGCTCCTTCGAGCGCCGCGGCTACCAGGTGCTCGTGGCCGCCAGCGCCGAGCAGGTGACGGCGCTCCTGCAGGACCATTCCCCCGGCTATGCGGTGGTGGACCTCAAGCTGGCCGGCGGCGCGTCGGGCCTGGCCTGCGTGCAGATGCTGCACCAGCATGACGCCACCATGCTGATCGTGGTGCTCACCGGCTACGCCAGCATCGCCACCGCGGTCGAGGCGATCAAGCTGGGCGCCTGCCACTACCTGGCCAAGCCCTCCAACACCGACGACATCGAGGCTGCCTTCGGCCGCGCCCAGGGCGATGCCGAGGTAGCGCTCACCGAGCGCTCCACGTCGATCAAGACGCTGGAATGGGAGCGCATCCACGAGGTGCTGGCCGAGACGGGGTTCAACATCTCGGAGGCGGCGCGGCGTCTGGGCATGCATCGGCGGACACTCGCGCGGAAGTTGGGGAAGCAGCGGGTGAAGTAGCGAGGCGGGTGGAACGCCCTCTCATCCCAGCCCGGATGGCCGGCACTTGGTTCTTTCGAAGGCCCATGCGGCATCACCGTTCTCCAGAACCGAGGACCGCATCTGAAAGATCTTCCGGGTGTTAGCAGGCTCAGTCTGTCTCCGTGTCCTCCAGCGTCGAGAACAGCACCTGGAAGATCTCCCGTGTCGATAGGGAGCCATTCGCGTCCTTCTCGACCAGCAGCAGTTGCTGCGACTCCGGCAGGCCGGCCGGGATCACCATCCGGCCGCCCGGCTTCAGCTGGTAGATGAGCGCCGGCGGGATCAGCTCCGGCGCCGCGGTGACGATCACCCGATCGAAGGGCGCGTGCTCGGGCCAGCCATGGCAGCCGTTGCCGACCTTCACTTCGATGTTGTGACGGCCCAGCCGGGCCAGCCGCTGCCGCGCCTGCGCGGCCAACTCCTCGATGAGCTCGACGCTGTAGACCTGCCGCGCGAGCTCCGACAGGATCGCTGACTGGTAGCCCAGGCCGGTGCCGATCTCCAGCACCGTGTCGGTCGGGCGCACGCGCAGCAGGTCGGTCATCACCGCGACGATGAAGGGCTGCGAGATGGTCTTGCCGTAGCCGATCGGCAGCGGCGTATCGACGTAGGCATAGGGCCGAAGTTCGATCGGCACGAAGAGGTGGCGCGGCACCTTGCCGAGCGCCTCCATGACTCGCGCGTCGAGCGCCGCCTTGCCCAGGTGCATGGTCGAAAAAATCGTCTTGGCGGCGATCTCCGCGAGCATGCGCTGGTGCAGGGTCGTGAAATCCGGTTCGCTCATGGTGCCTCCTCCGGGGAGGGCAATGCTGACCAGACAATCCTACGCCTGTGCGCGGGCGGAAGACATCGGGAGACACCTCTCCCCCCGCTGGAGGATGCGGAAGCTGCCACGTCAGAGATATCGTCCCCCCGCTGTCACGCAAAGGGCACGATCCTTGCACTTGGCGCCGGCCACGCAGGACAATCCGACCCACTACATTGGCCTCGCATGGCGTGCCACGGCGCGTTGCGCGGCCCTCCACCGGGAGGCAGGGAACATGCGAGCAGAACTGGTGATCAAGGGAAAGAGCCTGACGGGCTCGAGCGACCTGACGCTCCTGGCGTCGATCAAGCCAGGGCTGGTGCCCTCGCTGGACGCCGTCACGTACAAGACGCGAGCCAAGCGCCTGCTCAAGACGTTGCAGGGAGGCCGCGCCTCGCTGCACGAGCACACGCTGCTGCGCCCGATCTCCGATGCGGTGGAGCGCGTGGCCAAGATCCATTCCTTCCGCGTGGCGGTGCTCGAGCCCGAAGACAAGATCCTGCTGGCCGTCACCTTCGACGGCACCTGGGAGGCTTACATCCGCGTGCTGTGGCAGAAGGTCGGCACGCTGCTGGACGTGATTTTCTGCAACTCCGATGGCTACGTGGTCTCGCACGAGGCGGGCTTCGAGGCCTGGGCGGGCTGGGTCCGCAACGTGCAGGTCGAGACCGCCTTCTACTACAACACGCACGGGCTGACGGTCGAGGACGCGCGCTATCTGCGGGACGAAGAGCGCCTGCATCGCCGGCCGCCGGCGCCCTCCTCGCCCGACGCGCAGGCGGCCGAGGCGCTCGCGGCGACGCGCCTGCGCGTGCGCACGCCCGAG
Protein-coding regions in this window:
- a CDS encoding response regulator transcription factor, whose product is MDAEQRLLLIVEDDAAFARTLSRSFERRGYQVLVAASAEQVTALLQDHSPGYAVVDLKLAGGASGLACVQMLHQHDATMLIVVLTGYASIATAVEAIKLGACHYLAKPSNTDDIEAAFGRAQGDAEVALTERSTSIKTLEWERIHEVLAETGFNISEAARRLGMHRRTLARKLGKQRVK
- a CDS encoding protein-L-isoaspartate(D-aspartate) O-methyltransferase, giving the protein MSEPDFTTLHQRMLAEIAAKTIFSTMHLGKAALDARVMEALGKVPRHLFVPIELRPYAYVDTPLPIGYGKTISQPFIVAVMTDLLRVRPTDTVLEIGTGLGYQSAILSELARQVYSVELIEELAAQARQRLARLGRHNIEVKVGNGCHGWPEHAPFDRVIVTAAPELIPPALIYQLKPGGRMVIPAGLPESQQLLLVEKDANGSLSTREIFQVLFSTLEDTETD